The following are encoded in a window of Physeter macrocephalus isolate SW-GA chromosome 9, ASM283717v5, whole genome shotgun sequence genomic DNA:
- the NPR2 gene encoding atrial natriuretic peptide receptor 2 isoform X3 — protein MALPSLLLVVAALAGGVRPPGARNLTLAVVLPEHNLSYAWAWPRVGPAVALAVEALGRALPVDLRFVSSELDGACSEYLAPLRAVDLKLYHDPDLLLGPGCVYPAASVARFASHWRLPLLTAGAVASGFAAKNEHYRTLVRTGPSAPKLGEFVVTLHGHFNWTARAALLYLDARTDDRPHYFTIEGVFEALQGSNLSVQHQVYAREPGGPEQATHFIRANGRIVYICGPLEMLHEILLQAQRENLTNGDYVFFYLDVFGESLRAGPTRSTGRPWQDNRTWEQAEALREAFQMVLVITYREPPNPEYQEFQNRLLIRAREDFGVELAPSLMNLIAGCFYDGILLYAEVLNETIQEGGTREDGLRIVEKMQGRRYHGVTGLVVMDKNNDRETDFVLWAMGDLDSGDFQPAAHYSGAEKQIWWTGRPIPWVKGAPPLDNPPCAFDLDDPSCDKSGPTFHPGNCGAGHRNHLHHVWRFQLPHFPGNVVAIKHVNKKRIELTRQVLFELKHMRDVQFNHLTRFIGACIDPPNICIVTEYCPRGSLQDILENDSINLDWMFRYSLINDLVKGMAFLHNSIIASHGSLKSSNCVVDSRFVLKITDYGLASFRSTAEPDDNHALYAKKLWTAPELLSGNPLPTTGMQKADVYSFGIILQEIALRSGPFYLEGLDLSPKEIVQKVRNGQRPYFRPSIDRTQLNEELVLLMERCWAQDAAERPDFGQIKGFIRRFNKEGGTSILDNLLLRMEQYANNLEKLVEERTQAYLEEKRKAEALLYQILPHSVAEQLKRGETVQAEAFDSVTIYFSDIVGFTALSAESTPMQVVTLLNDLYTCFDAIIDNFDVYKVETIGDAYMVVSGLPGRNGQRHAPEIARMALALLDAVSSFRIRHRPHDQLRLRIGVHTGPVCAGVVGLKMPRYCLFGDTVNTASRMESNGQALKIHVSSTTKDALDELGCFQLELRGDVEMKGKGKMRTYWLLGEQKGPAGLL, from the exons ATGGCACTGCCATCACTCCTGCTGGTGGTGGCGGCCCTGGCAGGTGGGGTGCGTCCTCCAGGGGCGCGGAACCTGACGCTGGCGGTGGTGCTGCCAGAACACAACCTGAGCTATGCCTGGGCCTGGCCACGGGTGGGTCCCGCTGTGGCACTCGCTGTGGAGGCGCTGGGCCGGGCGCTGCCCGTGGACCTACGGTTCGTCAGCTCTGAACTAGATGGCGCCTGCTCTGAGTACCTGGCCCCGCTGCGCGCTGTGGACCTCAAGCTGTACCACGATCCCGACCTTCTGTTGGGCCCCGGTTGCGTGTACCCCGCTGCCTCTGTGGCCCGCTTTGCCTCACATTGGCGCCTTCCCCTGCTGACTGCGGGTGCTGTGGCCTCTGGTTTTGCGGCTAAGAATGAGCATTATCGTACCCTGGTGCGCACTGGTCCCTCCGCTCCCAAGCTGGGTGAGTTTGTAGTGACGCTACATGGGCACTTCAATTGGACTGCCCGTGCTGCCTTGCTGTATCTGGATGCTCGCACAGATGACCGGCCTCACTACTTCACCATCGAGGGCGTCTTTGAGGCCCTGCAGGGCAGCAACCTCAGTGTGCAGCACCAGGTGTATGCCCGTGAGCCGGGGGGCCCTGAGCAGGCCACCCACTTCATCCGGGCCAACGGGCGCA TTGTGTATATCTGTGGCCCTCTGGAGATGCTGCATGAGATCCTGCTTCAGGCCCAGAGGGAGAACCTGACCAACGGAGATTATGTCTTCTTTTACCTGGATGTCTTTGGGGAGAGTCTGCGTGCGGGCCCCACGCGCTCCACAGGCCGGCCCTGGCAGGACAATCGCACCTGGGAACAGGCTGAGGCCCTCAGAGAAGCTTTTCAG ATGGTATTGGTCATCACATATCGAGAACCCCCAAATCCTGAGTATCAGGAATTCCAGAATCGTCTTCTGATAAGAGCTCGGGAAGATTTTGGTGTGGAGCTGGCCCCTTCCCTC ATGAACCTCATTGCTGGCTGCTTCTACGATGGGATCCTGCTATATGCTGAAGTTCTGAATGAGACAATACAGGAAGGAGGCACCCGGGAAGATGGACTTCGAATTGTCGAGAAGATGCAAGGAAGAAGATACCATG GTGTAACTGGACTGGTTGTTATGGACAAGAACAATGACCGGGAGACTGATTTTGTCCTGTGGGCCATGGGAGACCTGGATTCTGGGGACTTTCAG CCTGCAGCCCACTACTCGGGAGCCGAAAAGCAGATTTGGTGGACAGGACGGCCCATCCCCTGGGTGAAGGGGGCCCCCCCCTTGGACAATCCCCCCTGTGCCTTTGACTTGGACGACCCATCCTGTGATAAAAGTGG CCCCACTTTCCACCCTGGCAATTGTGGCGCTGGGCACAGGAATCACCTTCATCATGTTTGGCGTTTCCAGCTTCCTCATTTTCCG GGAAATGTTGTTGCCATCAAACATGTGAATAAGAAGCGCATTGAGCTGACCCGGCAGGTTCTGTTTGAACTCAAACAT atgagAGATGTTCAGTTCAACCATCTCACTCGCTTCATTGGCGCCTGCATAGACCCTCCCAACATTTGCATCGTCACCGAGTATTGTCCTCGTGGGAGTTTACAG GATATTCTGGAAAATGATAGCATCAACTTGGATTGGATGTTTCGTTATTCACTCATTAATGACCTTGTCAAG GGCATGGCCTTTCTCCATAACAGCATTATTGCATCCCATGGGAGTCTCAAGTCCTCCAACTGCGTGGTGGATAGTCGTTTTGTGCTCAAAATCACAGACTATGGCCTGGCCAGCTTCCGATCAACTGCTGAACCTGATGACAACCACGCCCTCTATGCCA AGAAGCTGTGGACTGCCCCAGAACTGCTCAGTGGGAACCCCTTGCCAACCACAGGCATGCAGAAGGCCGATGTCTATAGCTTTGGGATCATCTTACAGGAGATAGCACTTCGCAGTGGTCCTTTCTACTTGGAGGGCCTGGACCTCAGCCCCAAAG AGATTGTCCAGAAGGTCCGAAATGGTCAGCGGCCTTATTTCCGGCCGAGCATTGACCGGACCCAACTGAACGAAGAGCTGGTTTTGCTGATGGAGCGGTGTTGGGCCCAGGACGCAGCTGAGCGACCAGACTTTGGACAGATTAAGGGCTTCATTCGCCGCTTTAACAA GGAGGGTGGCACCAGCATACTGGACAACCTCCTATTGCGCATGGAGCAGTATGCCAACAACCTGGAGAAGCTGGTGGAGGAACGCACACAGGCCTACCTGGAGGAGAAACGCAAGGCTGAGGCTCTGCTCTACCAAATTCTACCCCA TTCAGTGGCAGAGCAGTTAAAACGGGGAGAGACCGTACAGGCCGAGGCCTTTGACAGCGTTACCATCTACTTCAGTGACATCGTTGGCTTCACAGCTTTGTCAGCAGAGAGCACCCCCATGCAG GTGGTGACACTTCTTAATGATCTGTATACCTGCTTTGATGCCATAATTGACAACTTTGACGTCTACAAG GTAGAGACGATTGGAGATGCCTACATGGTGGTATCTGGTCTCCCAGGCAGAAATGGTCAGCGCCATGCCCCGGAAATTGCTCGTATGGCCCTGGCATTACTGGATGCAGTTTCTTCCTTCCGCATCCGCCACCGACCCCATGACCAGCTGAGGCTACGCATAGGGGTCCACACGG GGCCCGTCTGTGCTGGGGTCGTTGGCCTGAAGATGCCCCGCTACTGTCTTTTTGGAGACACAGTGAACACTGCTTCCCGAATGGAGTCTAATGGTCAAG CCCTTAAGATTCATGTCTCCTCTACCACCAAGGATGCCCTGGATGAGCTAGGATGCTTCCAGCTAGAGCTTCGAGGGGATGTGGAGATGAAG GGAAAAGGAAAGATGCGAACTTACTGGCTCCTAGGAGAGCAGAAAGGACCTGCTGGGCTCCTGTAA
- the NPR2 gene encoding atrial natriuretic peptide receptor 2 isoform X2, which produces MALPSLLLVVAALAGGVRPPGARNLTLAVVLPEHNLSYAWAWPRVGPAVALAVEALGRALPVDLRFVSSELDGACSEYLAPLRAVDLKLYHDPDLLLGPGCVYPAASVARFASHWRLPLLTAGAVASGFAAKNEHYRTLVRTGPSAPKLGEFVVTLHGHFNWTARAALLYLDARTDDRPHYFTIEGVFEALQGSNLSVQHQVYAREPGGPEQATHFIRANGRIVYICGPLEMLHEILLQAQRENLTNGDYVFFYLDVFGESLRAGPTRSTGRPWQDNRTWEQAEALREAFQMVLVITYREPPNPEYQEFQNRLLIRAREDFGVELAPSLMNLIAGCFYDGILLYAEVLNETIQEGGTREDGLRIVEKMQGRRYHGVTGLVVMDKNNDRETDFVLWAMGDLDSGDFQPAAHYSGAEKQIWWTGRPIPWVKGAPPLDNPPCAFDLDDPSCDKTPLSTLAIVALGTGITFIMFGVSSFLIFRKLMLEKELASMLWRIRWEELQFGNSERYHKGAGSRLTLSLRGSSYGSLMTAHGKYQIFANTGHFKGNVVAIKHVNKKRIELTRQVLFELKHMRDVQFNHLTRFIGACIDPPNICIVTEYCPRGSLQDILENDSINLDWMFRYSLINDLVKGMAFLHNSIIASHGSLKSSNCVVDSRFVLKITDYGLASFRSTAEPDDNHALYAKKLWTAPELLSGNPLPTTGMQKADVYSFGIILQEIALRSGPFYLEGLDLSPKEIVQKVRNGQRPYFRPSIDRTQLNEELVLLMERCWAQDAAERPDFGQIKGFIRRFNKEGGTSILDNLLLRMEQYANNLEKLVEERTQAYLEEKRKAEALLYQILPHSVAEQLKRGETVQAEAFDSVTIYFSDIVGFTALSAESTPMQVVTLLNDLYTCFDAIIDNFDVYKVETIGDAYMVVSGLPGRNGQRHAPEIARMALALLDAVSSFRIRHRPHDQLRLRIGVHTGPVCAGVVGLKMPRYCLFGDTVNTASRMESNGQALKIHVSSTTKDALDELGCFQLELRGDVEMKGKGKMRTYWLLGEQKGPAGLL; this is translated from the exons ATGGCACTGCCATCACTCCTGCTGGTGGTGGCGGCCCTGGCAGGTGGGGTGCGTCCTCCAGGGGCGCGGAACCTGACGCTGGCGGTGGTGCTGCCAGAACACAACCTGAGCTATGCCTGGGCCTGGCCACGGGTGGGTCCCGCTGTGGCACTCGCTGTGGAGGCGCTGGGCCGGGCGCTGCCCGTGGACCTACGGTTCGTCAGCTCTGAACTAGATGGCGCCTGCTCTGAGTACCTGGCCCCGCTGCGCGCTGTGGACCTCAAGCTGTACCACGATCCCGACCTTCTGTTGGGCCCCGGTTGCGTGTACCCCGCTGCCTCTGTGGCCCGCTTTGCCTCACATTGGCGCCTTCCCCTGCTGACTGCGGGTGCTGTGGCCTCTGGTTTTGCGGCTAAGAATGAGCATTATCGTACCCTGGTGCGCACTGGTCCCTCCGCTCCCAAGCTGGGTGAGTTTGTAGTGACGCTACATGGGCACTTCAATTGGACTGCCCGTGCTGCCTTGCTGTATCTGGATGCTCGCACAGATGACCGGCCTCACTACTTCACCATCGAGGGCGTCTTTGAGGCCCTGCAGGGCAGCAACCTCAGTGTGCAGCACCAGGTGTATGCCCGTGAGCCGGGGGGCCCTGAGCAGGCCACCCACTTCATCCGGGCCAACGGGCGCA TTGTGTATATCTGTGGCCCTCTGGAGATGCTGCATGAGATCCTGCTTCAGGCCCAGAGGGAGAACCTGACCAACGGAGATTATGTCTTCTTTTACCTGGATGTCTTTGGGGAGAGTCTGCGTGCGGGCCCCACGCGCTCCACAGGCCGGCCCTGGCAGGACAATCGCACCTGGGAACAGGCTGAGGCCCTCAGAGAAGCTTTTCAG ATGGTATTGGTCATCACATATCGAGAACCCCCAAATCCTGAGTATCAGGAATTCCAGAATCGTCTTCTGATAAGAGCTCGGGAAGATTTTGGTGTGGAGCTGGCCCCTTCCCTC ATGAACCTCATTGCTGGCTGCTTCTACGATGGGATCCTGCTATATGCTGAAGTTCTGAATGAGACAATACAGGAAGGAGGCACCCGGGAAGATGGACTTCGAATTGTCGAGAAGATGCAAGGAAGAAGATACCATG GTGTAACTGGACTGGTTGTTATGGACAAGAACAATGACCGGGAGACTGATTTTGTCCTGTGGGCCATGGGAGACCTGGATTCTGGGGACTTTCAG CCTGCAGCCCACTACTCGGGAGCCGAAAAGCAGATTTGGTGGACAGGACGGCCCATCCCCTGGGTGAAGGGGGCCCCCCCCTTGGACAATCCCCCCTGTGCCTTTGACTTGGACGACCCATCCTGTGATAAAA CCCCACTTTCCACCCTGGCAATTGTGGCGCTGGGCACAGGAATCACCTTCATCATGTTTGGCGTTTCCAGCTTCCTCATTTTCCG AAAACTGATGCTGGAGAAAGAGCTGGCTAGCATGTTGTGGCGCATTCGCTGGGAGGAGCTGCAATTTGGCAATTCAGAGCGATACCATAAAGGTGCAGGCAGTCGCCTCACACTGTCGCTG CGGGGATCCAGTTACGGCTCGCTCATGACAGCCCATGGGAAATACCAGATCTTTGCCAACACCGGTCACTTCAAG GGAAATGTTGTTGCCATCAAACATGTGAATAAGAAGCGCATTGAGCTGACCCGGCAGGTTCTGTTTGAACTCAAACAT atgagAGATGTTCAGTTCAACCATCTCACTCGCTTCATTGGCGCCTGCATAGACCCTCCCAACATTTGCATCGTCACCGAGTATTGTCCTCGTGGGAGTTTACAG GATATTCTGGAAAATGATAGCATCAACTTGGATTGGATGTTTCGTTATTCACTCATTAATGACCTTGTCAAG GGCATGGCCTTTCTCCATAACAGCATTATTGCATCCCATGGGAGTCTCAAGTCCTCCAACTGCGTGGTGGATAGTCGTTTTGTGCTCAAAATCACAGACTATGGCCTGGCCAGCTTCCGATCAACTGCTGAACCTGATGACAACCACGCCCTCTATGCCA AGAAGCTGTGGACTGCCCCAGAACTGCTCAGTGGGAACCCCTTGCCAACCACAGGCATGCAGAAGGCCGATGTCTATAGCTTTGGGATCATCTTACAGGAGATAGCACTTCGCAGTGGTCCTTTCTACTTGGAGGGCCTGGACCTCAGCCCCAAAG AGATTGTCCAGAAGGTCCGAAATGGTCAGCGGCCTTATTTCCGGCCGAGCATTGACCGGACCCAACTGAACGAAGAGCTGGTTTTGCTGATGGAGCGGTGTTGGGCCCAGGACGCAGCTGAGCGACCAGACTTTGGACAGATTAAGGGCTTCATTCGCCGCTTTAACAA GGAGGGTGGCACCAGCATACTGGACAACCTCCTATTGCGCATGGAGCAGTATGCCAACAACCTGGAGAAGCTGGTGGAGGAACGCACACAGGCCTACCTGGAGGAGAAACGCAAGGCTGAGGCTCTGCTCTACCAAATTCTACCCCA TTCAGTGGCAGAGCAGTTAAAACGGGGAGAGACCGTACAGGCCGAGGCCTTTGACAGCGTTACCATCTACTTCAGTGACATCGTTGGCTTCACAGCTTTGTCAGCAGAGAGCACCCCCATGCAG GTGGTGACACTTCTTAATGATCTGTATACCTGCTTTGATGCCATAATTGACAACTTTGACGTCTACAAG GTAGAGACGATTGGAGATGCCTACATGGTGGTATCTGGTCTCCCAGGCAGAAATGGTCAGCGCCATGCCCCGGAAATTGCTCGTATGGCCCTGGCATTACTGGATGCAGTTTCTTCCTTCCGCATCCGCCACCGACCCCATGACCAGCTGAGGCTACGCATAGGGGTCCACACGG GGCCCGTCTGTGCTGGGGTCGTTGGCCTGAAGATGCCCCGCTACTGTCTTTTTGGAGACACAGTGAACACTGCTTCCCGAATGGAGTCTAATGGTCAAG CCCTTAAGATTCATGTCTCCTCTACCACCAAGGATGCCCTGGATGAGCTAGGATGCTTCCAGCTAGAGCTTCGAGGGGATGTGGAGATGAAG GGAAAAGGAAAGATGCGAACTTACTGGCTCCTAGGAGAGCAGAAAGGACCTGCTGGGCTCCTGTAA
- the NPR2 gene encoding atrial natriuretic peptide receptor 2 isoform X1: MALPSLLLVVAALAGGVRPPGARNLTLAVVLPEHNLSYAWAWPRVGPAVALAVEALGRALPVDLRFVSSELDGACSEYLAPLRAVDLKLYHDPDLLLGPGCVYPAASVARFASHWRLPLLTAGAVASGFAAKNEHYRTLVRTGPSAPKLGEFVVTLHGHFNWTARAALLYLDARTDDRPHYFTIEGVFEALQGSNLSVQHQVYAREPGGPEQATHFIRANGRIVYICGPLEMLHEILLQAQRENLTNGDYVFFYLDVFGESLRAGPTRSTGRPWQDNRTWEQAEALREAFQMVLVITYREPPNPEYQEFQNRLLIRAREDFGVELAPSLMNLIAGCFYDGILLYAEVLNETIQEGGTREDGLRIVEKMQGRRYHGVTGLVVMDKNNDRETDFVLWAMGDLDSGDFQPAAHYSGAEKQIWWTGRPIPWVKGAPPLDNPPCAFDLDDPSCDKTPLSTLAIVALGTGITFIMFGVSSFLIFRKLMLEKELASMLWRIRWEELQFGNSERYHKGAGSRLTLSLRGSSYGSLMTAHGKYQIFANTGHFKGNVVAIKHVNKKRIELTRQVLFELKHMRDVQFNHLTRFIGACIDPPNICIVTEYCPRGSLQDILENDSINLDWMFRYSLINDLVKGMAFLHNSIIASHGSLKSSNCVVDSRFVLKITDYGLASFRSTAEPDDNHALYAKKLWTAPELLSGNPLPTTGMQKADVYSFGIILQEIALRSGPFYLEGLDLSPKEIVQKVRNGQRPYFRPSIDRTQLNEELVLLMERCWAQDAAERPDFGQIKGFIRRFNKEGGTSILDNLLLRMEQYANNLEKLVEERTQAYLEEKRKAEALLYQILPHSVAEQLKRGETVQAEAFDSVTIYFSDIVGFTALSAESTPMQVVTLLNDLYTCFDAIIDNFDVYKVETIGDAYMVVSGLPGRNGQRHAPEIARMALALLDAVSSFRIRHRPHDQLRLRIGVHTGPVCAGVVGLKMPRYCLFGDTVNTASRMESNGQALKIHVSSTTKDALDELGCFQLELRGDVEMKVMAGHGEGVMEREDEHNYGVCGGKGGRYEE, from the exons ATGGCACTGCCATCACTCCTGCTGGTGGTGGCGGCCCTGGCAGGTGGGGTGCGTCCTCCAGGGGCGCGGAACCTGACGCTGGCGGTGGTGCTGCCAGAACACAACCTGAGCTATGCCTGGGCCTGGCCACGGGTGGGTCCCGCTGTGGCACTCGCTGTGGAGGCGCTGGGCCGGGCGCTGCCCGTGGACCTACGGTTCGTCAGCTCTGAACTAGATGGCGCCTGCTCTGAGTACCTGGCCCCGCTGCGCGCTGTGGACCTCAAGCTGTACCACGATCCCGACCTTCTGTTGGGCCCCGGTTGCGTGTACCCCGCTGCCTCTGTGGCCCGCTTTGCCTCACATTGGCGCCTTCCCCTGCTGACTGCGGGTGCTGTGGCCTCTGGTTTTGCGGCTAAGAATGAGCATTATCGTACCCTGGTGCGCACTGGTCCCTCCGCTCCCAAGCTGGGTGAGTTTGTAGTGACGCTACATGGGCACTTCAATTGGACTGCCCGTGCTGCCTTGCTGTATCTGGATGCTCGCACAGATGACCGGCCTCACTACTTCACCATCGAGGGCGTCTTTGAGGCCCTGCAGGGCAGCAACCTCAGTGTGCAGCACCAGGTGTATGCCCGTGAGCCGGGGGGCCCTGAGCAGGCCACCCACTTCATCCGGGCCAACGGGCGCA TTGTGTATATCTGTGGCCCTCTGGAGATGCTGCATGAGATCCTGCTTCAGGCCCAGAGGGAGAACCTGACCAACGGAGATTATGTCTTCTTTTACCTGGATGTCTTTGGGGAGAGTCTGCGTGCGGGCCCCACGCGCTCCACAGGCCGGCCCTGGCAGGACAATCGCACCTGGGAACAGGCTGAGGCCCTCAGAGAAGCTTTTCAG ATGGTATTGGTCATCACATATCGAGAACCCCCAAATCCTGAGTATCAGGAATTCCAGAATCGTCTTCTGATAAGAGCTCGGGAAGATTTTGGTGTGGAGCTGGCCCCTTCCCTC ATGAACCTCATTGCTGGCTGCTTCTACGATGGGATCCTGCTATATGCTGAAGTTCTGAATGAGACAATACAGGAAGGAGGCACCCGGGAAGATGGACTTCGAATTGTCGAGAAGATGCAAGGAAGAAGATACCATG GTGTAACTGGACTGGTTGTTATGGACAAGAACAATGACCGGGAGACTGATTTTGTCCTGTGGGCCATGGGAGACCTGGATTCTGGGGACTTTCAG CCTGCAGCCCACTACTCGGGAGCCGAAAAGCAGATTTGGTGGACAGGACGGCCCATCCCCTGGGTGAAGGGGGCCCCCCCCTTGGACAATCCCCCCTGTGCCTTTGACTTGGACGACCCATCCTGTGATAAAA CCCCACTTTCCACCCTGGCAATTGTGGCGCTGGGCACAGGAATCACCTTCATCATGTTTGGCGTTTCCAGCTTCCTCATTTTCCG AAAACTGATGCTGGAGAAAGAGCTGGCTAGCATGTTGTGGCGCATTCGCTGGGAGGAGCTGCAATTTGGCAATTCAGAGCGATACCATAAAGGTGCAGGCAGTCGCCTCACACTGTCGCTG CGGGGATCCAGTTACGGCTCGCTCATGACAGCCCATGGGAAATACCAGATCTTTGCCAACACCGGTCACTTCAAG GGAAATGTTGTTGCCATCAAACATGTGAATAAGAAGCGCATTGAGCTGACCCGGCAGGTTCTGTTTGAACTCAAACAT atgagAGATGTTCAGTTCAACCATCTCACTCGCTTCATTGGCGCCTGCATAGACCCTCCCAACATTTGCATCGTCACCGAGTATTGTCCTCGTGGGAGTTTACAG GATATTCTGGAAAATGATAGCATCAACTTGGATTGGATGTTTCGTTATTCACTCATTAATGACCTTGTCAAG GGCATGGCCTTTCTCCATAACAGCATTATTGCATCCCATGGGAGTCTCAAGTCCTCCAACTGCGTGGTGGATAGTCGTTTTGTGCTCAAAATCACAGACTATGGCCTGGCCAGCTTCCGATCAACTGCTGAACCTGATGACAACCACGCCCTCTATGCCA AGAAGCTGTGGACTGCCCCAGAACTGCTCAGTGGGAACCCCTTGCCAACCACAGGCATGCAGAAGGCCGATGTCTATAGCTTTGGGATCATCTTACAGGAGATAGCACTTCGCAGTGGTCCTTTCTACTTGGAGGGCCTGGACCTCAGCCCCAAAG AGATTGTCCAGAAGGTCCGAAATGGTCAGCGGCCTTATTTCCGGCCGAGCATTGACCGGACCCAACTGAACGAAGAGCTGGTTTTGCTGATGGAGCGGTGTTGGGCCCAGGACGCAGCTGAGCGACCAGACTTTGGACAGATTAAGGGCTTCATTCGCCGCTTTAACAA GGAGGGTGGCACCAGCATACTGGACAACCTCCTATTGCGCATGGAGCAGTATGCCAACAACCTGGAGAAGCTGGTGGAGGAACGCACACAGGCCTACCTGGAGGAGAAACGCAAGGCTGAGGCTCTGCTCTACCAAATTCTACCCCA TTCAGTGGCAGAGCAGTTAAAACGGGGAGAGACCGTACAGGCCGAGGCCTTTGACAGCGTTACCATCTACTTCAGTGACATCGTTGGCTTCACAGCTTTGTCAGCAGAGAGCACCCCCATGCAG GTGGTGACACTTCTTAATGATCTGTATACCTGCTTTGATGCCATAATTGACAACTTTGACGTCTACAAG GTAGAGACGATTGGAGATGCCTACATGGTGGTATCTGGTCTCCCAGGCAGAAATGGTCAGCGCCATGCCCCGGAAATTGCTCGTATGGCCCTGGCATTACTGGATGCAGTTTCTTCCTTCCGCATCCGCCACCGACCCCATGACCAGCTGAGGCTACGCATAGGGGTCCACACGG GGCCCGTCTGTGCTGGGGTCGTTGGCCTGAAGATGCCCCGCTACTGTCTTTTTGGAGACACAGTGAACACTGCTTCCCGAATGGAGTCTAATGGTCAAG CCCTTAAGATTCATGTCTCCTCTACCACCAAGGATGCCCTGGATGAGCTAGGATGCTTCCAGCTAGAGCTTCGAGGGGATGTGGAGATGAAGGTGATGgcaggccatggggagggagtCATGGAAAGGGAGGATGAACACAATTACGGGGtttgtggggggaagggagggagatacGAGGAATAA